The window atgaaataggaatctgaaacgggtagaggaaagaaactgaaatctgaaatgttatctttctagaatctgtccgttgtttgcttgtgaatattgttcggctcaaatctgaaattttcctcaagcttctgtcactgttcatctgggttaacgggtcttgttcagacttgttgtgttattggtatattctgttgattttgttactgctgctactgctgaaatttacttcttctacctccatttccaggtacatacctTTTAAACTCAGGTTGTGAAAAGCTTCAACAcggcaaataaatgaagtttggagttATAATTTTGCTTTTTACtcatctaagtcctttagtttaaatttctgttttatttcatgttggttaactagtagtgaattcaacactatggctattagttaatcatcttattttgaaattcgcgTAAaagtttgtaataatattatccatttcgaagtctcattagtatagttatatttgaattgtcaaagtagggaatatggcatgaatgttggtcattatttaattttgttgttagctaagtaagaAAGTAATGTAGaagtatcaagaaaactacaGTAGTAATatctattgttaaataaggtaaaatggtgttggtattattttcatgtataagatagcaggtatctatagaaccatcagtggatggtaagttgagttgttatggctcattatgatgttaaagtgctacgaatgtttcaagacatacaaatatgtggcatgtaaggcaatgttgttaatcaatttgtacaataattccctttattatcaatttgatgcctatttaccatcctaaataaataattaggcctattagagtaaaagcaagtatatgagaataagatgagatatacaaattgcaacatttttatcaacgacaattagaaataggacttgcactaaatagaaataataaaagttcttgaaaaaatattcttcccttcataaattattttgtgagtttcatatgtCCCTCATTctttggtatatgtatatatatgttgtatttgtgaagaatagtattaatcatgttcttattctttattttgaatttgaatagtcttggataaacataaattatacgcggaaattctaatcgacgggcaacatttaataaattgtggattctttttcaagaattaaagggtatcttaaatggagatttctcgtgatataataaacattttgtggaaattccataataccattacagtattttgcgcaattaggaatacgttcgcgtaccctgattatatttaaaagcaaattcggattatgcgtacgcgcaatttcgagcgaatattttaaaggatttcttcgaggacgttaaattaatttcataaaaacccgcgatgtgcggttcaatatttaagaaaaacaaatattcttgattcaacacaatctcgaaaaatgattgcttaataaatatattatcaaaagttattgtgtacacgtacgcgtgacacaattccgcatctttttaatttataacacgaatatacgtacgcgtaattcgattcaaaagAATGGTctttaatcacaataagtaaaagcggtagaaaaatcacgtaacaaaaagtatttaataaaaatcaagataattaagccaataataaaaacagttaagcgaccgtgctagaaccacggaattcggaaatgcctaacaccttcttccggattaacagaattccttactcaggatttctggttcgcagaataataaacagagtcatattctccttgattcagggattaaaattggtgacttgggacgccttaaaattctcaggtggcgactcttaaataattaaataaatcccgtttcaactgtcctttaattggagaaaactccccacgtgCCTCGCGGCGCGGTAAAAAGGTGGTGCGACagtcatcaccttgatgaagggttgaaatagaatatctcacagtcaaagatccacttgttttgtggaatggcttaaaggaaagatatgacaacttaaagttggtcactcttccacaagcacgatatgattgggctcatctgaggctccaagactttaagtctgtttctgaatataattctgcgatgttcagaattacttttaaattgaaactctgtggagatactatcactgattatgatatgcttgaaaaaacgtttACAACATTTCATGCATCCAATATAGTACTGCAACAGCAATACAaagagaaaggtttcaagaagtactctgagctgatttctcttctccttgtggctGAACGAAACAATGAATTGCTCATGAGAAATCACGAAAATCGACCCACTGGGTTTGCACCATTTCCTGAAGTGCATGAGGTATATTCCCATTATGCTAAGCGTGGAAAAGGCCGTGGCCCTATtcgtggtcgtggtcgtggtcgtggtcatggtcgtggccGTGGACAAGGAAGAAATTTTCCTGGTGTAAATCACTccccaaagaaaaataaccaccaaaagtggaaagggaaagatgagaagcCAAAGGCAAATGGTTCAGAAACTAAATGTTATCGTTGCGGTGGAAAAGGCCATTGGGCAAATAATTGTCATACACCAAgacatttggttgagctttatcaagcatctctaaaTAATAAAGGCCATGAAGCCAATTTTATCTCTGACAATGATtttgacatcacccacttggatgtgGCAGACTTCTTTGAGCACCCTGATGGAAAGATAGATCACTTGATAGGTGATGGATCCGTGGTTAAAGATGATTGAGTAGTTCAACTTTTATGTTTGCCTATTTTTAGTAGTTAGTGAATAAACATCATGTAATTACAATTCTTTACATGAGTAGTAGTCATTAATATAAaacaatattatttattttataaatctcGCTGCAAAAATACACATATATTTCATGCGATTTTATAAATAATTGCTTCCGATAAAATCCCGTTTCTGAGAGGGCGAACATTTACTGTCTTTTACTAATTTTGGTATTGAGGGAGAATTGTAACTAGAAAggaattgaattaattttttttgaaagagtGGCAGTGAAGTGTGACATAACCCAGGGAAGTacccattttatttcttttttacaaTCATTAAATATGTAATTTTTAGTTACTATCTATTAACACGATCTTTGAAAATTAAACTGTGGATAATACAAAAACACATTCAGTAATTAGACCTTTTTAAAATGTATTACTATTTACGAGCCATCTAAATCGAATGAAGCTTTACTTAACAAGATTTTAGTAGTATATGACTGCATTATTTTTCTACGTAATTGTTTGTTTCAAAATCAAAATTTGCTTGAAATTGCTTTAAAAGTCATTATTGAATCATTCACttaactttgttttcttttccttttctttgaaaGTACTAATGTTTATTCGTATATTTCTTTTGTATGAAACCATGtgaagcaaatatggatatctctCAAAGCAAACTTGaatcaaattttaattgtaaaaatatttgtttaattgattcatgtacgacacatacaatattcaaagagaagaaatatttctcttatttaaatatgtgtaaggcatatgttactacaatttctggtagtagtaaattaattgaaggctctggaagagctactataactcttCCTAatggaacaatacttatcatagagaatgcaatgttctcctccaagtccaagaggaacttgttgagttttaaagatatccatCGAAATGGAtgtcatattgagacaatagatgagaataatcttgaatatctcattATTACCAAGAATTTCTCTGGCCAAAagagggttattgagaagttccaatctttatcttgtggcatgtattggacaagaattagtgcaattgaggcacattctaccgtaaaccaaaaggttacagatttcaatacttttgtactttggcatgatcgattgggacaccctggatcaattatgataagacgaattatagaaaactcaaataggcattcattaaagaatttaaagattcttttaaataatgaattttcttgcacttcttgttatcatggcaagttaattattagaccatcaccaacaaaggttggaatTGAGTCCCCTGCATTTTTtgaacgtatacaaggggacatttgtggacctattcacccacctagtgggtcgtttagatattttatggtcttaatagacgcatcttctagatggtctcatatgtgcctattgtcatctcgcaacctcgcgtttgcaaaattaatggcacaaataattcgactacgggcacaatttcccgataatccaattaagtctattagacttgataatgctgctgagttttcatcccaagcatttgacaattattgtttatcaattgggataaaagtggaacatcctgtagcttatgttcacactcaaaatggtcttgcaaagtctttaattaaacgtcttcaattgatagcaagaccgttactcatgaaaacgaggctgcccacttctgtttggggtcacgccattttgcatgcagcaatgctagttcgtctcagaccgataaattatcataaatatt of the Nicotiana tabacum cultivar K326 chromosome 7, ASM71507v2, whole genome shotgun sequence genome contains:
- the LOC142162441 gene encoding uncharacterized protein LOC142162441, with protein sequence MRNHENRPTGFAPFPEVHEVYSHYAKRGKGRGPIRGRGRGRGHGRGRGQGRNFPGVNHSPKKNNHQKWKGKDEKPKANGSETKCYRCGGKGHWANNCHTPRHLVELYQASLNNKGHEANFISDNDFDITHLDVADFFEHPDGKIDHLIGDGSVVKDD